The Eubalaena glacialis isolate mEubGla1 chromosome 3, mEubGla1.1.hap2.+ XY, whole genome shotgun sequence nucleotide sequence GGGAAGCCCTCTTTACTAGAAAGAGTCCCCATGGAATAAGCCACATGATGAGTCCTTTTCCCAGCTGGGCACCGTGGGTTCTGTAAGATGGGTCTGCACATTTCGTGGTGAGAGCTAGGCCGTCTCTAGTAGGGAATCTGGAGTTGTCAGCTGTGTCCTGGGTTTAAGAGGTGGCTTTACTTTCGAATGTAAAACTGACTGTGCCTTAGCATCACCCTGTCCGGTGCCCCTGGGGCAGCTGGTGGTGTCCAGGAGAATGGATGCCTGCTCCAGATTTAGATGCCTACTTGGGCTTTTATTTGGTTTGGGGTATCCCTGTCTTCTGCTCTGCAAGTTGGGGGAGCAAAGCTAGTGTCCCAGGAGACTTGTGCCACAGCTTGTTCGCAGTTTACACAAACTTGTTCGCGTTAAGGCTCCAAGCAGAATCTGATGGGCGAACTCCAGCTGCAGTATATGGAGCTTCTGGATGTTCACCACCTTGAATGGGTGTCAGTGCCGCCGAACCATAGGGGAGGGGAGTCGAGGGGCAGAGCCGCGCTCTCCCTCTTCCTGGGAGAGCAGTGGTCTAAGCCAAGGGCTGGTGAGCTTGGGGCCTTCCTCTCCTCGCTGCTGCAGGAAGGGGGCAGTTAGGACCCCTCTTAAGCAGGCTTCTGTTTCTTACCACTAACTTGGCTTCCTTTTTCATCCAAAAGTTGGAATTCCCCAAATACCCTGTAGAGGCCAAATCTGAATTCTGAGATTTTGAAATATCTTAAACCACGAGAGAAAGTCTAGTTCTGTCCCACCTCTGAGCAGCAGGccctctgtcccttcctctcctctgagTCAGACAGCTCTAGCAAGCAAGGTTACTTGGCTAGTTCCTAATGCACTGATGGGAGCCATCCCATTAAGGACGACTTCTACTCAAAACATGACCCTCTGGACTTCAGATGCCTCATTTAGCAGGAAAAGGCACTGATTAGATGTATTTATGTGACTGCGGGCATTTGTGGCTGTAGAGTCCTTGACCATAATGTTATATGTAATGGGAACTATCttataaacttgaaaaaataaagtttttattttctatatggtTTGCTCCTGTGTCTTTTCTGAGTAGGATCAGCCCAGTTGCCCAGCTGAGTAGGCTTCTAAGTAGGGCTTCATAAAAAATCAGAAGAGCTCATTAGAAAGATGGCACCCTTTCAGTAACTGAGTCATTAATTTCacgaaaagaaacaaacaaaactaaccatttggtataaataaatgagaaaattaaatattttaaaataatttgcaagggaaagtttatttcttaattgtttctaaaatacatcactgggcttccctggtggcgcagtggctgagagtctgcctgccaatgcaggcgacacgggttcgagccctggtctgggaagatcccacatgccgcggagcaactaagcccgtgcgccacaactactgagcctgcgcgtctggagcctgtgctccgcaacaagagaggccgcgatggtgagaggcccgcgcaccacgatgaagagtggcccccgctcgccgcaactagagaaagccctcgcacggaaacgaagacccaacacaaccataaataaataataaattaaaaataaataaataaataaaataaaataaaataaaataaaatacatcactTTTCAAAGTTTAGGACTGGAACACCAAGAGATTTCATTTGCTGTCAAATGTGctgaaatttaattattaaaaaaatcaatacctTGCTGTGCTGAGCTTAAAATGCAAAAGCAATAAAACTGACAAATTGATATCAAACTGTTTGATTTGGCTTGTTTTCATGTTACATCAactacttttttcatttctttagatgTGAGTCTGACTGTTCATTGGTCTGGAAAACAGTCAGGAATCCTTTTGCCTTTTATTCCAGTAGAGATTAGAATTGGGTTCTAGCTTCCAAGTACCATACATGTCAGACTATAAGATgtatttttccccaaattaattcCCCCCAGAAAAGAGGGGGTTGCCTTGTATTCTGAGGCATTAAATCTTTTCATCAGAAGATGCACATTTTGAGCCACAATATAGTTGAAGCAAACTTGTTAAtcggtcagaagtacaggtatcAGAGTGTTATTAGTTTTTAAGCCCAAAGAGTAAACATCTCCATCTCCCCCCTCCAATAGGTATAACATCTGCACGTTTCTCAAGAACCTTTCCGGTGGCAGGTTAAAATGAGCAAATCAAGAGCTTTTTTAGAAACAAGTTTcttgacataaaaaaaaaaatggaaatcttcAAAGGAAATTTCTAATTACAAGTAACATCActgtcatctttttaaaattcttgattctgtaaactttatttacaaatgaaacgACCACTAAATTCCACagctttttaaattacatacGTGTTACCCTCATTTGACAATTTCATCTAGAGAATACAGATGAGAGCTTAGCCAAAAAATTAAGCATCTTTTTGGATTTTTCTCAGGGGAAATAGCCTAAGACACTACACTGCGTCATCTGGGCATGTATGGCATCTCCCCAGAGCCTAGTCTTCTCCACATATGACAGGAAGAAGTAGAGAAAAGTAAATGtagcaagttttgtttttttgtttgtttgtttttttaacttatttatttattcttggctgtgttgggtcttcgtttctgtgcgagggctttctctagttgcggcgagcgggggccactctttgtcgcggtgcgcgggcctctcactgtcgtggcctctcttgttgcggagcacaggctccagacgcacaggctcagtagttgtggctcacgggcccagctgctccgtggcatgtgggatcttcccagaccagggctcgaacccgcgtcccctgcattggcaggcagattctcaaccactgcgccaccagggaagccctgttttgttttttttttaattgaagtatagttgagagCAAGTATTTGTTTTAGTGAACCCCTTAGAAGCTATGTTTGAGGCTAGGTTGGACACTAAGCCCAGGGATTTATAAAGGCCAAGCCTGCTCTCTGAGGTCTCAACCCTCGATATTCCCTATGAGTTGAGAAAAATAATGATtccacttttgtgtgtgtgcaaatgTGTGTTtatagtcaattaaaaaaatggtccttTTTCTGAGGTTATATGTCCTTTCATAAGACAAGATAATAGATGGTGGTAGTTTTTACTGccctttttcattaaaattaacttgGCAACCATGTTGGCCATTATACTGGTTCATGAAATGCAAAAGTCTGAAAATCATTGGACTAAGTGATCCTGGAGATCCTTTCTACCTCTACCATTCTGTGTATGTAAAAAGCACCAGCGTCATCTTCCCAGAGTTCCTCCCTGCTCCCAACCTTCATCTCTGTGTCAGCCTTGGCTCCAGGCCAGTATAACTGCTACAAGCCCTCCTTCATCCAGTCACTGCTGACTTGGTGTCTGGAATAAAGCACATCTGCGTGGCTGCCATCCTCACCTCCTTTAGGGCGTATATCAGTTTCTCAGGGAGGCCCTCCCGGCCATTCTATATAAAATTGTAACTCCCACCTACAACACACATGCACTCTCCctaccttatttttcttttagcacttaaCACTATCTGATACATTCTTTCACTTATTCTGTTTACTGTGTCTCcactagatgaatgaatgaataacagaCTCTCCTGGATCCCGTCCCAGTGGTGATgaacctttccttctctctccagtgCCCTTTCCCTGCTCCTTGTTTCTCCAAACCACAGACCTCCCCAACACCACTGCCCACATCCACATCTCCTGTCATCACTGCATCGCTCCCAGTGACCTCCCAGCAAAAAGACCTTTCTTCACCTGCGCTCGCGTATTCACTTCCTGATACCAAAGGTGTACCTACTCCCGCCAGGCCCAGCAGCAGAGCTGGCTAAGAGCACACACTAGAGTCAGCCCAGATCTGGGTTCTGATGCCCACCTGAGCGGTCAACACCACACTGGCTCACCAGCTCCTGACGCTTAGAAAACAAGGTTAAGAAGTCTCGCCTAAGCCAGCCCTCTTCTCTGGCCCCAGGGCCTTTACCGACTTTGAGAGGAGGACTTAGCGTCCCTGACCCCTTTTTTCCAGGCAGCTTTGAACTTGGCGGTGGATTTAATGACACAACTAGGCTAGGGGATTTCATGAGGTTTTAATAATAATCTAATAATACTGTTCAACAAAGACAACACACGTGTCTCTCGCTTACAGAGACGCAGATACACACACCTCTTCCACCCACACAGACTGAGGTAGAAAGTACACTGCCTGAAGCACAAAACCATACTCAACGGGCTGAGCCATGGCCCAGACCACAGGTTCACAAGGCACTTGGTTGAAAGGTCACCCCTTGAGAGCAGGGGCAGAGGCCGGGCCAGCTGCACTAAGGCCTTGGAGGGGCTGACAGGGCTGACAGGCAGTCAGGCATCCCTGGCTTCCAGCCTGAGAACCTGTCCTGGAGTAGCTGGAGAGGGTAAGGGATGAAGCTGGAATGGCAGCTGATCTGCCAAGGCTAGAATGTTGCTTCTGACACATAAAAGGccctcagtaaacatttgctgaatgaattgaatgactggggtggggcaggggaggaagaaTTCCAGAGAACACATCCTGGAGGTCCTGGGGCCTTCCAGCCCAGGAGAGGGGAACCAAGGGTGGGACAGCAGCTCCACCAATTATTTTAGAGGGAGCCAGGGAGGTAAAAATACCAACACTGGGATGCTTTGGGGTTATACTTgtttggggggaagggaagggggggggTCTCTTCTTTCCTCCCAAAGTGTTTCATACATAATTGGGGCCCTTGACCCTCCAGGGCCCAGCCCTTCTCAATCTTGTTCTCATCCTTGAGGGCAGGCCTCTGTCTTCCTCAACTCTGGTCTCCAGCGCCTGGCACAGATCAGGCATCAAGTGCTCGTTGAGTGAATCAAGGCCCATAGCAGCATCAGGAGCTTATCTTCTATATTCTACCGACTGATTCCGTCTGGCCTTCAGTGCCCTGTCGGGGTCTGAGCCTGCCTCAAAGGACACCATTCACCTCTCCCTTCCACGGCAAAGCACCCTCATCCCTACTTTTGGGGAAAAAGTTCTTAGCCAAATGGGCCATGCGCCTGTTCTGAGGCAGCTGACGCCCCTCGAGGGAGCGCAGACCCCAGGTCCCGTCCAACTGGTCAGGCTCCCAGCGGCAGCTGGGGTGCAGCCAGCGGTAGTAGGCCAGCCGCAGAGCCAGCCCCAGGAGGAAGCAGGCGCCGGCCGCGGGCAGCAGCCTCTGCAACAGGCACCCGCTGGGCAGCCAGGTGCTCTGAGTCACCCAGGCGACCACCAGCAGAAGACTGTCATTCAGGAGGAACGCCAGGTGGATGGTAGCACGGCCTCGGGTGCGGCCCTCAGCCACGTTGAACCAGGAGAAATAAAGGATGGTGGCCACCGTCGCCCGGTACAGCCACTCGGAGCAGGGATCTGGCATAAAGTCCGTGCCCTGAAGCCAGACCCAGAACAGCAGCACCAGCCACAGGCCCAAGAAGTGCAGGGCCACATAGCGGGGGAAGAGGGCTGAGAACAGGGCCACGACCAGGACTCGGGGCCACAGCAGCAGCAGGTTCCACAGGAAGTAGATCACGGAGGCACCCAGCCCCAGGAGGGGCTTGGAGGGGAGGCAGGTGCGCAGGGCCCGGTGGTAGTCAAGCAGTGCCCACGAGATACCCACAAAGGACGTGCAGATGCTGACCCCTacgaagaggaagaggagacagaTGAGCCCTGCGGGCAGCCGGCAGGCACTCCCCAGAGGCCACGGGTACTGCGGAGGCCGCGTAGCCACACTGAAGTGGGTATTACGGCCCCCAGTTTGTTGAAGGGAAAACTACAGCTGGAGAACAGTAAGTTCACACAACCCCAAACAGAGCTAGGATCCATATGGAGTCTGCCCTTCACCACAAACCTTTCCTTTTCGGGTGCTACCATGGTTATATTTCTCACGGATGAGAAGGTGTGTGACTTATACGCTCTCATCGGCACCCCTGTCACCCAGCATCTGGCACCCCTGGGCCTTGGCCACACCCTGAGCATCTTCTAGGGCCCTGTAACCCTTCCTTTCCCAGAAGAGCCCACGCCTTTCTTGGATCTGAAAATCAGCAGTCCACTTCCCCCTTCTTAGTCTCAGAAAGGGAAGCAGGAAATCCCATGGGCTGGCGACAGGCCTCTAGCTGAAGCTGCCTTCCGGGGCCAAAAGGGATGTCCCTGTTATACGGATGGAACAGCTTCTACTCCCCTCCACCCTCAGACTGGGCCCTGGTTTTGATTTTCCAAGACTCGAAGCGTACAGTGGGGATCCTATCCCACCTCCTAGCTGCCCATCCTGGGCTAGAAGCACCAGGCCCTCCAACGAGGGCTGGAAGCATCTCTAGACTgcttcctccccgcccccctcctaTCGCATTTGATCAACAGATGTTCGCTGGGAACCTGCTATGGGTCAGGAACCCACTCCCAGCCTGGAATCAGATCTGTGGCCTTTCTAACTACCCCACACTCAGGGTCTCGGCAGGGCTGATGTTCCTCCAATTTGCCAGCATGCCGCATTCTCTGACCTGACAAGCTGTACCCTTGGTATTAGGTAGACCCATGCCCTGCTTCCCCTGGCCTACTCCTCCTTACCCTGCAAGTTCTGGCTTGATTATCCCCTATAGTCACCCATCCTGACCCCACGCCACCCCACTCCGCTGTGCAGCCCCTATAGCACCCCACTCCTGTCTGGAGTCTTATCACACAGTAATTATTTCCTTACCTCTGAGCTCCTTCAGGGTAGGAAACAGATTCTGCTCCCCAGGGATCCCACAGCAGCTGGCATATAACAGCAGCTGGCATATAACAGCAGCTGAATACATGTTTGCTAAACAAAAGTTGGAAAAACCTGTCTCTTCCCTCaatcccccatccccactccctccATACACACAGTGTAGACTGTCCCCATTTAGCCCTGGTCCTAGACACCCACTGCCTtcaaagagacaaacaaaaaacagtcatccctcagtatccacaggggattggttcccaAAATccgcggatgctcaagtccctaatATAAAATGGCGTAATAGAGTCAGCCctctgaatctgtggatgcaggaCTCACAGACAGAGGCCCGATGGTACGTGCACAATGAGTGCTGTGTGTCCCAGGGCAAATCACTTCACCTTTcggcatctcttccctcttgtgtaaaatggagataaatataGCACCAAACTAGAGGTGCTATGAATGTGAGCGATGATGACAATAAAGCACTTTCCTCAGTGCTGGCTAATAGCAGGCACTCAATCATGATGGCTGCtattactgttttttgttttttgttttgtttttcaattaatACTGCAGACTCAGATTAGCAAACTGAAAGGGCCCTTGGAGATTGAGTCTAACTCCCCAGCTTGTACagctgtggaaactgaggccagagaggggatCTCCAAGTCCCGCAGAGAgtggaggcagagctgggactggctCCTTGGGAGGCTGTGCCTTGTACAGCAGCAGGTGTGCGAGGGCtgtgaaggagaaggggaagcctAGACCCTGAATCAGATGTGAGCTGGAGTCCTAACTTGGCTGCCAGCtggcctgtgaccttgggcaactcccCTAAAAGCCCTCCCAAAGCTTCTCTTCGCACAAACCTCTCCTGTGTTTTATGAGGCCACCTGCCTCTTCCTTTTCAGATCACTCCACACGCTTTACTGTAACTACGTGCTTTACAGTCTATGGTCCTGGCAGGCCAGGGGCTGTGTCCATCTCCTTATTCACTGTGGTGTTCCTAACACAGGGACAGGCACAAAGGTGCTCGATCAAAACAAAGGCACTCGGCATGTACAAAGGCGCTCAATAATTTATCTGTTGATCAACAAGCTGCTTATTAGGCATCAGGCACCCTACACACTTCATCTGTtatcttcaaaataataaaaattacactTAAGATTTATTATGCACTAGGCACGAGGCTTTATAGGCGTCACTTCACTTAAACCTTTCATTAACCTTATGAGGTAGGATCATTTATTACGTCCATTTATTTGTCCAGATGAGAACAAACTGATAGCTCAGAGAGGTGGAGTCCTTTGTCCAAACTCAAGGCTAGAGCATAACTTTGGATTTGAACACAGACCTGCCCGACTAAAGGACATTCTCCTATTTTCTAAGCAGCCTTTATAAAAGAGTGAAAACCTTTCTGACATTTGTGGGCAACTTTCCCAAGGTGTAAAAGGGGGGCTGGCCGAGGGCCTGACACTCACACTGGTAGTACTCGGCGCTGCCGCTCTGCAGCATGATGGCCAGCACCAGTGTGAGCTGCGGTGTCATCTCCAGGAAGGTCTCAAAGAGCCGCAGCATGCTGATGTCCAGGGAGAGGAAGTCGGCATAGGCCAAGTCGAACTCGGAGGGCACCTCCTGCCGCCACACCAGCAGCCCCTGCCGCAGCCCCTGCACGCACCTAGGCAGTACACACGATGCCCCAAGGGGCCCAGTTAGCATCCTGTGGCATTCCTCCTTCCCTACCCATCGAGTGAATGCAGACAGGCTCAAATCCTAGCTCGTCACATACATGCTATAAGGCCTTGGGCAAGCGACTTACCTCACTgaacttgtttcttcatctgtgaagtggggataaaTACAACAGCTATTACTTCTGCGGTGGCCACCATACCAAGCTCATCACAAACCTTGTCCCATTTACTCCTTTacaatatccccattttacagatggggaaacaggaccAAAGAGCAAATGAGCAGTGGAAACAGGATTTGGACCCAAAGCTGTTTGAATTTGAAAGGTGTACTAGGAAATTGCCTAAAGTTATCATTCTCAAATTTTAGCAAGTGTAAGAATTTCTTAGGATCCCGTGGGGAAGGGAGCCATTGAGAGCTTCTGAGCACAGGCAAGACAGGTCCTACTGTGCTACAGAAAGCACCCAGGGATCCATTTAAGAGTGATGGGAACAGACGGGGCAGAGTTAAGAGAGTCCAGAGGTTGGACAGACAGGCCTGAGTGATCCACTGGCACGAGGGGGGAGTGGAGGATGCACTAAGATCTCCCCCCGCCCAGAACTGATCTCAGTTGGCTATTGGGAGGTGAGGCCATTCACTCATTGCAAATTCATTCATCAGACGTTTACTGTCACTTCCCCTGGATGAACCTGACAACACACTCAGGGAGCAGGCCCGAGTTGGGGGGGGGTCCCCCAGTGCCCTGGCAGAGGCCTCAGCCTAGTCACAGGCAGGAACAGAGACCCCGTTTTCTCAGCCAAAGCTCAGTACAGTCTGTCTGACTCATGCTCAGCAGAAACAGAAGATACATGATGTAATTACAGATTCAGGGTTCATTGCGGGCTGCCAGAACTGTAATAACTGTGCCCCTTCGTGTTCACCCAACGTGTTACTGATGCCTGGACAGTCCCTCAGGCAAAACTGCAACATTCAAAGCTCCTCTCGCCCCCTCCTGGAGACTCAAGGCAAGATCTGGAGAGAATCTGTAAACATGGATTCAAGAGCAGATCCTGCCTCCCTCCATCCCATCCCAACCCAGACCACATCATGTCCTGACTTCATCACATGACTCTGACTCCTTcatttcagtttccccatctctagaGGGCCCCCGCCTGAGCCCAGTCCTACATGGCTCCAGGGACGTGGATGAGTCAGACCCCATCTCTGCCCTCTTGCTTGGTCTGGGAGtgagggggtggggcggggagcaaGTGTTCAGGGAGAATACAACTGGGAAAGACAGGGTGGGAGGCACTGGCCATGAGGGAACAAGCGCTGCTCTGGGGGTCAGGGCTGCTGAAACTCCAGGGTGACCCAGCTGATCATGAAGCTGGCTGACACTTGCTGCCTGCTTACGCTGCACCAGGGCAATTTACAGGTCTCATTCCATTTAATCCTTACACTGTGAGCCTCTGGAACAATGagtaaactgagacccagaggggtcaagtgacttgcccaaggctccACCCACAGCTAAAAGCACCGGGAGGTCTGTTGCCACCAGGCACTGTGCGGGGAGCTTCCCCCTCTGCCCTTCACCACAGGCCTGCCAGCCACACCTATCTCTAGATCACTACCTCCtttaacagaggaggaaactgaggctcagagaaaggcAGGAATAAGGCCACACAGGTGGTAAAGCCAGGAATGGATCCCAAAGAGTTCGACTCCAAGTCATgcgcctcccttccctctctgggcctcagtttcttcggcTGTGCCAGGAAGGGTACCGTTTATGAGCTCTGAGGGCTGTCAGCCGGATTTCTCCCTCATCAGGGATCAGGAGCTCACCTGTAGGGAGAGGCGCCCGCTAAACTACAAGGGGCTTAGTTTCCTCTCCGGGGTCCCAGTCCTCTCCTCTCCGTCCCCGTCGCGGGGTCAGGGCTCTCACCTGTGCTACCAGCCCAGCTGCAGGAGGTGACGTTGACTTCcgttccccctccctctccccgagGGCAGGGCGCTCACCTGTACAGGTAGCCCAGCTGCAGGACATGCAACAGCGCCAGGCAGTGGCCTGGGGGCCGCGGCGCGTGCGGGCTGGAGAGGTCGGCGCGCAGCCAGACCCAGCTGAAGAGCTGCAGCGCGACTGAGGCGAGGCCCAACAGCGCCAGCACTAGCGCGGCCCACAGGTAGCGACCGCTGAGCACATACTGGCTCGCGGCCCACAGGTCGGCGCCCAGGTCGATCACGAAGGCGAGGGTGCCCAATACGCCCAGGACCAGGTCCCAGAAGAGAGCGGCGCGTGGCGACCAGGGCATGACCCGCCAGCCTCTGCGCCTCTTTCTCTTCTGGGCTCGGACCCGCCCTCCCGGCCCAGGGTCgccttcccagcccagggtcgCGGTGGCAGGAAGGAGGCGGACACAGCCCTCGGGGCCGCCCAGGACTCGGGCTGCGGGGCGGGACTTCCCCGTCCCGCCCTGTCCGGGGAGGAGCGAGGTCCGTAGACCCCCGCGGTTGGGGTATCAGCGGTCCCACAGATCCCTGGCCCTGCCGCCTGCCTAGGGATCCCCCCACTCTCACCCCAGCCCCGCTGAGCCCCGAGGGCCCCAAGGACCGCTAAGCCCGAAGACGGACCGTCCGAGGCGCAATGCCCTTAGTTTAGGAGGCTTCTAATCGCCTTGTTTTACATTTGAGGCTCCTGGAGACCCACAACGACGAATATGGCCCGGAGATTAGCGCCCGGGCTAGAACTGCAATGTCTCACGTCTGCATTGTTGCAAAACGAAACAACAGAACGCCAAGGCCCGTTCCGATCCCTGATTGAGGGACTTCGCGAAGTTTGCCTCCGAGTCCGGGCCGTGTGCCAGGGGAGACAGAGGGCACTGGATCAACCAGGCGCATCTTCCTGGCAGCTCATTTTACTCGGATTATCCGAATAGGAGGAGGGGGGAACATTCAATAACTGGGCAAGGGAGTTACTTTAAACATGATTTACAAATTAATAACAGAATAACATGCACGACGAGCATTGTGTTTGGGATAAAACATGAAACTTGAAAGAAATGTGCTTCTGATGGGGCCCTTGGGGCTTCATTTCCTGATCGGCTGTCCCGTCCCAGTTCATTCTGCGGACGCCGGGGAAAGGGTGGAAAGTCCAGCTCACGGCGGTGATGCTCTCCCCATTTTACCAGGAGGAAGGCGAGCCAAGCCAATCAGCGGGCGGCGCCCAAGGTCACGACACAAGCAGCGTGCGCAGGCCCAGCAGCGCCACCAGCAGGAGCGCGAGGCGGGGCGCGGGCGCGACGCCGGGGGCGCGCAGGCAGGCGGCATACCCGTCGAAGGCTACTTCGCGCAGCGCGCACACGTGCTCGGCTTGGCAGGCCTCGTCGCAGGCCCGCGTGTCGTAACTGACCGAGTTGTAGACGTAGTAGCGCTGCAGCGCGCCCTGGTCGCTGGCGATGCGGCCCAGCGCCTCGTGCATAGAGCGGGCGCCTGCGTCGGGCACGCCGTAGGCTTTGGTCACCCGGTACTCGAGCTCCCAGCGCGGCGCCCCCTGCGCGTTCGCCTGGCTCAGGTTCAAGAAGTAGGTCACCATGTCCTGCAGAGGGGGCGCGAGGCGGGCCGGCTGTGAGCAGCTGTCCACTTCCGCCCCCAATCCTCCACCTTGCATTGCCCCCAGATTCTAATAGCTGTAATCCTGACCGCTCTtagttattgagcatttactagtTGCAGGGTATGCTTGGCAGACATCCTCTGACTGAATCTGATGAGGTAACTGcgcttattatccccatttcatggatgaggaaactgagtcctaaAGAGGTTAATTCACTTGGCCAGGGTCCCACAAGTGGCTGAGGCAGGATTGGAACCCAGCTTGTTTACCCCATGGCCTGTGCATTTTCTATTCCAGCAAGCTCCCGGGTACCCAGAAGACTGTCAGTAAAAATTTGCAGAAAGACTGGATAAAACGCAATATAAAAGCAGTGGGATGGAGTGCCTGGCTGAGAGAGCTTATAGAATTGTGCTTTGATGGGGGCTTGGGCTACACCCAAGACCCTGAGTACTCAGGTGCATTTTCAGGACTAGAACCCGGAAGGGTTTATCTGTGCAACACTTTCCACCTAAATTTGCAGTCAGGAGAGGTGGGGTAAGAGGAGCTGCCATGGATGGATGGAAATTTCTTGCTAGGCGccttacattatttcatttagtcttcCCCGAACCCTGTGGTCGGAGTGCCCGTGTGGACGATGGACCACACTCTTAACAATCCTCAGACCTCTTCCCCATCTACATTCACTCTAGAGTCAAGGCCCCAGGTTAACTCATGCAGCCCCTGGTTTTAAATGTCCTTTCTCAACACCCAGATTAAATCTCTGTACCCACCTCTTTCTGGAACTCCAACTTGAATACCCAGCTGCCTCTTCCCTCAGCATTTTCACCTGGATGCCACTTAGACATCCCAAAGTTAACAGGAAAGCCAGGCTTCTGATCTTCCTCCAAAATCTGCTCCTCCTGCAGTGAGCCCGTTTCGGTAAATGGCGACCTCATCCTTCCAGGTGCTCTGGCCAAAGCCTTGGAGCCCTCGTTGCCTCCTCGCTTTCTCTTCCACCCCTCAACCAATCCGCCAGCAAATCCTGTCTgctctgccttcaaaatacatccaggATCTGGCTCTCCTCACCACCCACGGGTGCCACCCTGGCCcacaccaccatcacctctcagTGGCTGTGGTCACCTCCTAATTGGTCCCCCTGTGTCTGCCCTTGCCCCCTACAGCCTGTTCTTCACCCAGCAGAATGGTGGTTTTCTAAAATTCCAGAGTCATCCTCATGGCCTGCATTACCTGaccccccctctccccctcccctcgtGACCTCCGCCGTGGCCTCGCGGGCCTCCGTGCTCCTCCCCTAACACACTAAGCGCATTCCCACCCTGGGCCTCTGACGTGTTTTTCCTGTTCCTTCCCCAGACGCTCACACAGCTCACTCCCTGAATTTACTCAGAATTCAAATGTCACCCTATCAGTGACACTTCCCTGCCCCATCTAAcactacacacatatacacgtacCCCGTAACTGTCACCACCTGCCTCCTCACcctgttttctttcctccttagCACTTAT carries:
- the XKR8 gene encoding XK-related protein 8, with amino-acid sequence MPWSPRAALFWDLVLGVLGTLAFVIDLGADLWAASQYVLSGRYLWAALVLALLGLASVALQLFSWVWLRADLSSPHAPRPPGHCLALLHVLQLGYLYRCVQGLRQGLLVWRQEVPSEFDLAYADFLSLDISMLRLFETFLEMTPQLTLVLAIMLQSGSAEYYQWVSICTSFVGISWALLDYHRALRTCLPSKPLLGLGASVIYFLWNLLLLWPRVLVVALFSALFPRYVALHFLGLWLVLLFWVWLQGTDFMPDPCSEWLYRATVATILYFSWFNVAEGRTRGRATIHLAFLLNDSLLLVVAWVTQSTWLPSGCLLQRLLPAAGACFLLGLALRLAYYRWLHPSCRWEPDQLDGTWGLRSLEGRQLPQNRRMAHLAKNFFPKSRDEGALPWKGEVNGVL